A genomic stretch from Marinobacter fonticola includes:
- a CDS encoding ABC transporter permease, with protein MLAFLVQRIGQAILVMFVISVISFAIRDGLGDPLREMVGQSVSEAEREQLREDLGLNDPFLVQYVRFAGNAIQGDLGNSYFYGKPTMDVIMEHLPATLELVIAAGLMIGFLSVPIGVYAAIRPRALLSKFFMGVSTVGISIPVFLTAIVLIQLFSIGVTVSWFPSDTGWGQWLNDFFSTDGGMPSYGRGELTHLFGSWHSNFFTWNGLLHLLLPAVSLASIMLPLFIRLIRAEMMEVLQSDYIRYAQAKGVSPRRIHFLHALKNTMLPVITVGGVQLGIMVAYTILTETVFQWPGVGLMFLEAITRSDIPLIVAYLMVVGLIFVITNTVVDLIYGLVNPTVKLTGKKA; from the coding sequence ATGTTAGCGTTTTTGGTTCAACGGATAGGCCAGGCGATCCTGGTAATGTTCGTGATCAGCGTGATCAGCTTTGCCATCCGGGATGGTTTGGGCGATCCGTTGCGAGAAATGGTCGGGCAGTCCGTGTCCGAGGCCGAACGGGAACAGCTCCGCGAGGACTTGGGCCTGAACGATCCCTTCCTGGTGCAATATGTTCGCTTTGCCGGCAATGCAATCCAGGGCGATCTGGGCAACTCCTATTTCTATGGCAAACCCACCATGGATGTCATTATGGAGCACCTGCCCGCCACATTGGAGCTGGTCATCGCCGCCGGCCTGATGATCGGCTTTCTGTCCGTGCCTATCGGGGTTTATGCCGCGATCCGGCCACGCGCATTACTATCAAAATTTTTCATGGGCGTGAGTACGGTGGGCATTTCCATCCCGGTGTTCCTCACGGCCATCGTTCTGATCCAGCTGTTCTCCATCGGCGTGACGGTGTCCTGGTTCCCGTCAGACACCGGCTGGGGCCAATGGTTAAACGATTTTTTCTCCACCGATGGCGGCATGCCGTCCTATGGTCGCGGCGAGCTGACGCATCTGTTTGGCAGCTGGCACTCCAATTTCTTCACCTGGAACGGCCTGTTGCACCTGCTCCTGCCGGCGGTATCCCTGGCGTCGATCATGCTGCCGCTGTTTATCCGTCTGATCCGCGCCGAAATGATGGAAGTGCTGCAGAGCGACTATATCCGCTACGCCCAGGCAAAGGGCGTCTCACCGCGCCGCATCCACTTCCTGCATGCCCTGAAGAACACCATGCTGCCGGTGATCACGGTTGGCGGGGTGCAATTGGGCATCATGGTGGCCTACACCATTCTCACCGAAACCGTATTCCAGTGGCCCGGCGTCGGTTTGATGTTCCTCGAGGCCATCACCCGCAGCGACATTCCGCTGATCGTCGCCTATCTGATGGTGGTGGGCCTCATTTTCGTCATCACCAATACGGTGGTTGACCTGATCTATGGTCTGGTGAACCCCACAGTCAAACTGACAGGTAAGAAGGCATGA
- a CDS encoding ABC transporter substrate-binding protein gives MKRLLTAFMSCVVMAGAAPLASAAEANKELKMAYDADPISLDIHEQLSGGMLQLSHMNFDPLIRWTKDLEFEPRLAKSWERVDDKTMRFHLREGVKFHSGNTLTSEDVKFTFERLKKSQDYKAIFQPFSELKVIDEHTFELITKEPYPLVLNTATYIFPLDKAFYTGTDKDGKDKSAISKQANTFASRNQSGTGPFKVTSRQQGVKVEFERFEDYWDQDSPGNVGQIVLTPIKENNTRVSALLSGGVDFIAPVPPTDLDRIKNDPKTNLVTMSGTRIILFHMNQERVEAFKDKRVRQAIAYAINQEGIAAKIMKGFATPAAQLSPEGYQGHVDSLEKRFDVEKAKQLMKEAGYEDGFTISMMAPNNRYVNDDKIAQAVAAMLARINIRVDLKTLPKAQYWPEYDNRAADMMLIGWHADTEDSANFYEFLTMCVDAESGTGQYNAGNYCNPELDKLVQQANVETDTAKRTEMLQKVEKGLYEDAAFVPLHWQDLAWASKENVKIEPILNVMNFPYIGDLVVE, from the coding sequence ATGAAACGACTCCTCACAGCCTTCATGAGCTGCGTGGTAATGGCGGGGGCCGCACCCCTCGCCTCCGCAGCAGAGGCCAACAAAGAACTGAAGATGGCCTACGACGCCGATCCCATCAGCCTCGACATCCACGAGCAGCTCTCCGGCGGCATGCTTCAGTTGTCGCACATGAATTTCGATCCACTCATTCGCTGGACCAAGGATCTGGAATTCGAACCCCGCCTGGCCAAGAGCTGGGAACGGGTCGACGACAAGACTATGCGCTTTCACCTGCGCGAAGGCGTCAAGTTCCACTCCGGCAACACGCTGACCAGCGAAGACGTGAAGTTCACCTTCGAGCGTCTTAAAAAGAGTCAGGACTACAAGGCGATTTTCCAGCCGTTCAGCGAGCTCAAGGTCATTGACGAACACACTTTCGAGCTGATCACCAAAGAGCCCTACCCGCTGGTACTGAATACCGCCACCTACATCTTCCCGCTGGACAAGGCGTTCTACACCGGGACCGACAAAGACGGCAAGGACAAGAGCGCCATTAGTAAGCAGGCGAATACCTTCGCGTCTCGCAACCAATCCGGCACTGGTCCGTTCAAAGTGACCTCGCGCCAGCAAGGCGTAAAAGTGGAATTCGAGCGCTTCGAAGACTACTGGGACCAGGACTCGCCGGGTAACGTCGGCCAAATCGTCCTGACGCCCATCAAGGAGAACAACACCCGTGTCTCCGCCCTGCTCTCCGGCGGCGTGGACTTCATCGCACCGGTTCCGCCCACCGATCTCGATCGTATCAAGAACGACCCCAAGACCAACCTGGTCACCATGAGCGGCACCCGCATCATCCTGTTCCACATGAATCAGGAGCGGGTCGAAGCCTTTAAAGACAAGCGCGTGCGCCAGGCCATTGCCTACGCCATCAACCAGGAAGGCATCGCGGCCAAGATCATGAAAGGTTTCGCCACCCCGGCCGCCCAGCTTTCCCCGGAAGGCTACCAGGGCCACGTCGACAGCCTGGAAAAGCGCTTTGATGTCGAGAAGGCCAAGCAGCTGATGAAAGAAGCGGGCTACGAGGACGGTTTCACCATCTCCATGATGGCGCCCAACAACCGTTACGTGAACGACGACAAGATTGCTCAGGCGGTTGCCGCCATGCTGGCTCGCATCAACATCAGGGTCGACCTGAAGACACTGCCGAAAGCCCAGTACTGGCCCGAGTACGATAACCGTGCTGCGGACATGATGCTGATCGGCTGGCATGCGGATACCGAGGACTCGGCCAACTTCTACGAGTTCCTGACCATGTGCGTGGACGCCGAGTCCGGCACCGGCCAGTACAACGCCGGCAACTACTGCAACCCGGAGCTGGACAAGCTGGTGCAGCAGGCCAACGTCGAAACCGATACCGCCAAGCGCACCGAGATGCTGCAGAAAGTGGAAAAGGGTCTGTATGAAGATGCCGCTTTCGTCCCGCTGCACTGGCAGGATCTGGCCTGGGCCTCCAAGGAGAACGTGAAGATCGAGCCGATCCTCAACGTAATGAACTTCCCCTATATCGGTGACCTGGTCGTTGAGTAA